A region from the Aegilops tauschii subsp. strangulata cultivar AL8/78 chromosome 5, Aet v6.0, whole genome shotgun sequence genome encodes:
- the LOC109738328 gene encoding probable glutathione S-transferase GSTU1 yields the protein MAAVKLLNCFVSPFGNRVRIALAKKGVEYEETAENMVTKGPLLLSSNPVHAKVPVLLVDGKAVCESLVILEFIDEAFAGTGAQLLPADAYARANARFWAAYVDAKMPECAGKIWKVPKGAPAVEEGKKEMVGVFKTLEGELGEKPYFGGEALGYADVALVTFTPWFLTYERLAGFSIAEECPKLTAWAARCVGENECVAKSLPDAEAVYQFVGGMRKHFGLE from the exons ATGGCGGCCGTGAAGCTGCTCAATTGCTTCGTCAGCCCGTTCGGCAATAGGGTGCGGATCGCGCTGGCGAAGAAGGGCGTGGAGTACGAGGAGACGGCCGAGAACATGGTCACCAAGGGCCCGCTGCTGCTGTCGTCCAACCCCGTCCACGCCAAGGTCCCCGTCCTCCTCGTCGACGGCAAGGCCGTCTGCGAGTCCCTGGTCATCCTCGAGTTCATCGACGAGGCGTTCGCCGGCACCGGCGCGCAGCTCCTCCCCGCCGACGCCTACGCGCGCGCCAACGCCCGCTTCTGGGCCGCCTACGTCGATGCCAAG ATGCCGGAGTGCGCCGGGAAGATCTGGAAGGTGCCGAAGGGCGCGCCGGCggtggaggaggggaagaaggagATGGTGGGCGTGTTCAAGACGCTGGAGGGGGAGCTGGGCGAGAAGCCCTACTTCGGCGGCGAGGCGCTCGGGTACGCGGACGTGGCGCTGGTGACCTTCACCCCGTGGTTCCTGACGTACGAGCGGCTCGCCGGGTTCAGCATCGCGGAGGAGTGCCCCAAGCTGACGGCATGGGCGGCGCGGTGCGTCGGGGAGAACGAGTGCGTGGCCAAGTCGCTGCCGGACGCCGAGGCCGTGTACCAGTTCGTGGGCGGCATGAGGAAGCACTTTGGCCTCGAGTAG